The segment AAAGAAATGAACTGGGATAAATTTTTATTTACTCCTTAATGTAACACATTAAAATTTATCCAATAGATAAAGAGGTAAGTTTTTGAAAAAGTTTGTCGGTATTTATATACTAGAGTTAACTTTATTCAAAAAAATAGCAAAAGATATTAGAGTTATGTATGAGTAGTTTGTAAAGAGAATTTAGAGAGGTATATAATTCTTGCTATTGGATAATCTTTTATGGATTTCTTAATTATTAAACAGCACCAGTCTACTTTATCATTTAATATAGACTAACACTAAAAAGATCAAAGCACATGAAAATATCATTATTAACTATATTATTGGGATTTACAATTCTTAGTTTTAACAGTTGTGATACAAAAATAGGGGATTGTAGAGTTTATACAGAAGATTCTGAAATTTTTGTTGATGGCTTTAATTACAAGATAGGCATTTCAGGTATTGGTCGTATGAGCTTTAATATTAACTTCAATGAGCTAGACAAATATGTCTATAATTTTTGTAAAAAAAATCACAACCCCAATGTCTATGTTACATTGATTGCCATTTCAGGGGAGGACAAATATGGCTATAATGAATATGAAAAAATAACTATAGGAATAGTTAATACCGATGAAACTCGGAAATATGCAAATTTTAAAGCCTGGAAAAAAGGATATGGAACAGAAAAAATGTTCTTTAAGGACAAGGAAGAGTATGATAAAAGATTAGAAAATATGACCAGAGGATATATGCCAACTATTGTTCCTAAGTATATGCCTCATTCAATAAAATAATAAGAAACTAAAAGTTGGATAAAAGCATGGAAAATATGACAGATCAAAAAATTAGTGAATTAGTGAATTATGCCGCAAGTCTGTACCAGAATCATGTGGAAGCTGAAGAAATAAAAGCAGCCATGATGCGGCAAGGGGCTGATGAAGAATTGGCCAATAAGATTGTAACGGCGATTATCAGTAGTGATAAAAAAGAGAAAAGAGGACGTGGAAAATATTATTTGATTTTAGGTTCTATTTTATTAGGCGCAGGACTGATTAATACATACAGCAGTTATACTGATGCAGAACCAGGCGAAGAATATCAAATTTACCTAAAACTCATACTCGGAGGTTTGGTTATACTGGTCTTAGGTCTGGTTGATTATGTCTTGAGCCGAAAAAATGAGGATTTCAGAATTTGGAGAGTCGCTATAATTTAATAAACAATCTAAAATATTCCAATTATGACAAAGCTAGCACAATGTACAGCGTGTAAAAATTTTACCCATGAGGGAGCTTGTAAATATTATAAGTATTTGGATGATAGTAGTTGTGAGCAATATGAACTTCCCTTGAATAATTCTAAGGGGATGTTTACCCGGATTTTTTCGTTTAAAGGAAGAATTCGAAGGTCAGAATATGTTTTGACTTATTTGTTGTATATGTCATTTGTTTATTTTGCTAATCTGATAGATTTCGAAGACGGAAATCTTTTTGGCTTAGTACTTGGCTTTATATGGCTCTTGCTGGTTATTCCAGCCGTTTGGATCTGCTTGGCTCAAGGAGTTAAAAGATGCCATGACAGAGGAAATTCGGGGTGGTTTCAGTTTATTCCATTTTATATTTTCTGGATGTTTTTTGCGGATGGAGTAGATGGTCCAAACAGATACGGAACTTCACCTAAAAAAGATTATGAAAGTCAAATTTATAAGCCCTAAGACCATACAACAACAATTGTTCATTTATTTTTTTGACTGAAGCTAAAACAGATTGGGTAATAAATAAGTTTTAGAGAAAACTATCAATAACTTGCGTGTCTGATCTAAATTCAAGCACGCAAGTTAATTGTTTTATGTAGTGGATAATCCCATTTAAAAAGAATGTATATTTCCATAAGATAAAGATAAAACTTTGTATCTTGTTGTTATATTCCTTCTAAATACAGTTCAATAAACTCTGAATAAATATGACATTAGTGTCCACTAAAAAATTATAGGAGTTCTTTGAAACAACTGAAATTCAATTTGTTATAGGTATTTTGGGAGTCAACGGATTTGAATTTACTTTTGCGGTATTAATCAGACCGTTATGCATAAAGACAAGTTCGTTTTTGCTCAATTAACCCGATTTCTTGACCGCAATCACTTCAACTATCTCATAAAGAAGTATGAAGGCGACAAATATATCAAGAGTTACACCTGTTGGAATCAACTACTTACGATGATGTTCGGTCAGCTATCCAATCGAGAGAGTCTCCGAGATTTGGTTGTGGCTATGGAAGCTCATGCCGGAAAACTTTACCATCTTGGAATCGGAAAGTCTGTAACGCGGAGCAATCTCAGTAAGGCTAATGAGCAACGTAACTACCGCATCTTCGAAGAGTATGCAACATTCATGATTGCTGAGGCCCGCAAGCGTAGAATCAATAAAATATTCGAACTTGACGATCATGTTTACGCATTTGACTCTACAACGGTTGATTTGTGCCTGTCAGTGTTTGAGTGGGCTAAATTTCGCAAACATAAAGGCGGAATAAAGTTGCATACGCTCTATGATGTTGAAGCGGAAGTACCTGCATTTGTGCATATTACACATGCCAATATTCACGATTCAAAAGCTATGCCTGAGATACCATACGAATCTGGAGCGCACTACATATTCGACCGCGGATATAACGATTTCAGCAACCTTAATACAATAAATCGTATAGGTGCTTTCTTCGTTGTACGAGCCAAAACAAACGTACGGATCAAGCCTAAAACTTGGAAACGAAGATTGCCGAAAGGGGTAGTTTCAGATGTAATCGGATGCTTTACGGTTTATAAAAGTTCTAAGGAGTACCCTGAGGAACTTAGAAAACTCATCGTTGAGAATCCTGAAGACGGTACACGATACATCTTTCTGACAAATAGTCTTGATGCATCTGCGGAGTTGATATCATCGCTTTATCGAAACAGATGGAGTGTTGAACTGTTCTTCAAATGGATAAAACAACACCTCAGAATTAAGAAGTTTTGGGGAACATCGGAAAACGCAGTACGCATACAAATCTATTGTGCGATAATTACTTACTGTTTGGCAGCAATAATCCAACACGATATGAAATTAGAACGTAGCATCTATGAAGTTCTCCAAATCCTTGGAATTTCCCTGACTGACAAAACACATCTCTGTGACTTGTTTGACAAATCTAATTTCAAAAATGTCAAAGACCGATATGATTCAAGTGAACCGAATTTATTTAATTTTTAACCTTGTCCATTTTTAGTGGACAGTAGTGTAAATATGATACAAATAAAAAACAAACTACACTTTTTATCTGTGTACACAAAAGCACATTTAGGCAATTCAAATGCAATGTTTGAATTAAGCGGTTATTATCTGTATGGCATCTATGTTCCAGAGAGTCATCAGAAAGCATATAATTGGTTGAAGAAGGCGAATGCATTGGGGCTGTCCGATGCAGATGCGACACTGCATTATTGCTTTCGTATGAAAGACGGTGTACTCTCTTTATCTGAACAATTTTCTGACACCTTTTCGGTGGTTAGGAATCTAAAATTGAAAGCAGAACAAGGGGATAGTAATGCCATGTTTCTTTTAGGTATTTCTAAAATTGAGGACAATGATGTTTCGGATCTTCAGTACAAAATAGGGCTACGATATATAAAATCAGCAGCGGCTTTGAATCATCCGGATGCGTTATTTATTTTAGGAATACAATACTTGTTCGGCAAACGAATACAAAGAAACACAAAGAAAGGTTTCTCTTTAGTAAATAAAGCGGCGTATTTGAATAGTTTGAGCGCACTTGATTTTTTGATTAAATTTTATTTTGACCATAACGATTTACATAAAGTTCTGCCTCTGATAGAAAAAGCGGTATCGTTTGAAGAATATAAAAACAAGGAGGCTATCGGTATCTTAGCTGATAGTTATATGCAAGGCTATATTGTAACTAAAAACATCAATAAAGGTATTGAATTGTATATAAGGGCTGCCGAGTTGGGGAATGCAGATTCACAATATAATTTGGCTCTTATTTACGAAACGGGGCGTTTTGGTATTGAAAAAAATATCAATAAAGCCATTTATTGGTATGAGAAAGCGGTCGATCAAAATGACGCATTGGCAACGACAAATTTGGGTATGATTTTATTCCATTCAGCAGAAGAGGCTGATCAGAAAAAAGGGTTTGAATTATTAAATAAAGCCTACGAGCTGGGGGATAAAAAAGCATTGTGTAATATTGGAATTGCTTATAAAAGAGGAATAGGTACAGTTAAAGATGCGCAAAAAGCAATTGAATATTATGAACGAGCTTATCAAGAAGGAATTAATGACGCTGCATATAATTTGTATCTGTTATATTCAGACGGCACGGCTTTAGAGCCGGATAATGAAAAAGCTGATTATTGGAAACAGATTTATGATAATCTTGAAAATCAATAAATTTCTGTTAGATAAAATCTGTTTCGAATACACTTTCCAATAAAAAATTTCCTTTGCCAGATAATATCGTGAAATATTGTCTGACAAAGGAATTAAAAAAACTCCCAAAAAGGACAGTTAGGACATTAATCAAAAATCGTAGAATTGCAAATAGGTGCTAATGCTGTCGATGTTGCGTTACCATCTGGCTGAGGTTCAGCAGGTATAAGGGATTGTTCAGAGCCTTGTTCATCTTTTTGGTAGTTCTTTTGATAAACTCCATGCCTCAATTTTGTGACCACCCTGCTATTCACCCAGTTCTTCAAACGTCGTTGCGCTGTTTTTTGGATCATACCCAATTCTTCGGCTTTTTTCATCATCATGCTGGTGGCAAATTCATCGGGGAGTGATTTGTAAATCTGTTGAGTTGTCAGGTCAGTTTCCTCCAACCCTAGAATCCTACCCTTGGGTAATGTCAAGATAATCTGGCATGCCGAATAGAAGATATAAGGCAACCAGCTGGCTACCAACTTGGCCGTTTCTAAAGAGCAGGATATTTCTAAAGGCTGTTCACGGGTTGTATCTTCGGCTGATACCTGATTTTCGAACGCTGACAGCATCGTGAGTGTTGTACACATACTCATGGCGAAATTACGCATACGATGAACATACGAACGGAGAGCCGGATTGTTGAGTAAAGCGCAGATTTTGTTCAAATTCTCCAACACATCTTCCAAAACCTTCATACATTCCTCGTCAAACAGAACTTGCGTATGCATACGCAGGCAATATCGAGTATAGTCTGCGATGCTTGTTCCCATTTGTTCCCAAAACGAGGTATCAGGACAATAGATGTCGGCAAGACGTTTATACGTAAAATCATCCGTGATGAGAACATATATGAATCGTGCAAAAAGTCCGTCTTCCTGATTGTCGATGAATTTCTGTACAGCCGATTTTGTTCCGGCAATATTGGCGATAATCCGTACCTCATCTACACAAACAAATTCGCTATACCTATAATCTGTAGATAATCGTCCGCCTTCTAAGGCTTCACGCCAGCATGAAGAGGAGATTCCATATTTTTGTTCCCGGTTGTTCGACATATTCCCGATCTCTTCTGTAAAATAGAATGTCGTATAAGGATTATTTTGCTGGCAACGAAACGTGAGTTGGCTCTCTGAAGTATGCGACGAAACGATCAAGTGTTTCATTTCGTCTTCCTCTATATTTCGAGCATTTTTTTCACTTGCCATCTTTTTCACTTTCAGACGTTCTGTTTTACACATCGGGTTCTTCTTCCGTGTTGATGGCAATTCCTCTCGAGCCGGACCCATTTTTCGAGTTTTCTTTTTCTCTATATCCTGTACCAGTGCTTCATGCAACGCAACCACTTTCTGAACCAAATGCAACTGCCCTTTCCCGGCACCCGATTCTCCAGTCCAAATAACACTCATCAACGGATGACGGATTTTGTCTGACTGGAACACCGTATTCATCGCCATGCCGCCATACGCCGAAATCAAACTCATTAACAACGCCCATTGTATATCCTCCTTCTGTTTTTCATCCATAAAAGAACGGATCAGACCAGGTAAAGCACTTTTAAAAGACTTTATATCAGGCATATCCGAATGGAAATCATTGAGAATTTCAGTCTCATCCACTTCTATCTGTCCTTTTTGTCTTTTTTGACTTTTTGGCTCAAACGATTTCTTTTTATTGATTCCATATTCACTTGCATTTTCCTTATAGACATATTCCACTATATTTACAATCTCATCACGTGGAAAATCAGGTGACGCATATCGAGTCAATAATTCATCAATCACTTCCTGTTTGTCAAAACCTTTTTTGTTTAAAAAAGGAACAATCTGTAATAAATTTTTATGCCTTTCCCCTTTTACCATAGGGCGGCTAGATTCTACCTTGTCTAAGTATTTTTTCAAATTATCTGTTTCCATACCTGTTTTGTTAAAAAATGATTCAAAATTCATAATCTCGTTAGCATCTATGCCTTCTGATTCTTCATCTGCACATGAATTTGGAAGACTAATCGGCATCGGCTGAGCCTTCCAGTTGGTGTATACGTTGGGATCATAATTCAAAAACGAGCAACGCGCTATATCTTTGCAACTTTCGTCCATCTTCGAGGCCGCCATAGAAAAATCTTTTTTCATGCATTGCCATGCTAAAGGATAGTACTGTGCGAACTTTCCCGTTTCAGGAAGTAAGACAACAAGATGTAACCCATTGCCCGATACGCTTTTCCACGCCATCACGACATAAGATATT is part of the Parabacteroides sp. AD58 genome and harbors:
- a CDS encoding IS4 family transposase, translating into MHKDKFVFAQLTRFLDRNHFNYLIKKYEGDKYIKSYTCWNQLLTMMFGQLSNRESLRDLVVAMEAHAGKLYHLGIGKSVTRSNLSKANEQRNYRIFEEYATFMIAEARKRRINKIFELDDHVYAFDSTTVDLCLSVFEWAKFRKHKGGIKLHTLYDVEAEVPAFVHITHANIHDSKAMPEIPYESGAHYIFDRGYNDFSNLNTINRIGAFFVVRAKTNVRIKPKTWKRRLPKGVVSDVIGCFTVYKSSKEYPEELRKLIVENPEDGTRYIFLTNSLDASAELISSLYRNRWSVELFFKWIKQHLRIKKFWGTSENAVRIQIYCAIITYCLAAIIQHDMKLERSIYEVLQILGISLTDKTHLCDLFDKSNFKNVKDRYDSSEPNLFNF
- a CDS encoding tetratricopeptide repeat protein — translated: MYTKAHLGNSNAMFELSGYYLYGIYVPESHQKAYNWLKKANALGLSDADATLHYCFRMKDGVLSLSEQFSDTFSVVRNLKLKAEQGDSNAMFLLGISKIEDNDVSDLQYKIGLRYIKSAAALNHPDALFILGIQYLFGKRIQRNTKKGFSLVNKAAYLNSLSALDFLIKFYFDHNDLHKVLPLIEKAVSFEEYKNKEAIGILADSYMQGYIVTKNINKGIELYIRAAELGNADSQYNLALIYETGRFGIEKNINKAIYWYEKAVDQNDALATTNLGMILFHSAEEADQKKGFELLNKAYELGDKKALCNIGIAYKRGIGTVKDAQKAIEYYERAYQEGINDAAYNLYLLYSDGTALEPDNEKADYWKQIYDNLENQ
- a CDS encoding BT4734/BF3469 family protein, whose protein sequence is MYNLFIERIKVSFFESVKSSQNSTHTLQGIANFIGNKKQTKKSELLKERTEKIRQYLAEQNEQKAKELKIKLPCVTFSACFSGARRSTCDHEETGLIFIDFDHLTDEEMKSVLEKVKQISYVVMAWKSVSGNGLHLVVLLPETGKFAQYYPLAWQCMKKDFSMAASKMDESCKDIARCSFLNYDPNVYTNWKAQPMPISLPNSCADEESEGIDANEIMNFESFFNKTGMETDNLKKYLDKVESSRPMVKGERHKNLLQIVPFLNKKGFDKQEVIDELLTRYASPDFPRDEIVNIVEYVYKENASEYGINKKKSFEPKSQKRQKGQIEVDETEILNDFHSDMPDIKSFKSALPGLIRSFMDEKQKEDIQWALLMSLISAYGGMAMNTVFQSDKIRHPLMSVIWTGESGAGKGQLHLVQKVVALHEALVQDIEKKKTRKMGPAREELPSTRKKNPMCKTERLKVKKMASEKNARNIEEDEMKHLIVSSHTSESQLTFRCQQNNPYTTFYFTEEIGNMSNNREQKYGISSSCWREALEGGRLSTDYRYSEFVCVDEVRIIANIAGTKSAVQKFIDNQEDGLFARFIYVLITDDFTYKRLADIYCPDTSFWEQMGTSIADYTRYCLRMHTQVLFDEECMKVLEDVLENLNKICALLNNPALRSYVHRMRNFAMSMCTTLTMLSAFENQVSAEDTTREQPLEISCSLETAKLVASWLPYIFYSACQIILTLPKGRILGLEETDLTTQQIYKSLPDEFATSMMMKKAEELGMIQKTAQRRLKNWVNSRVVTKLRHGVYQKNYQKDEQGSEQSLIPAEPQPDGNATSTALAPICNSTIFD
- a CDS encoding DUF805 domain-containing protein gives rise to the protein MTKLAQCTACKNFTHEGACKYYKYLDDSSCEQYELPLNNSKGMFTRIFSFKGRIRRSEYVLTYLLYMSFVYFANLIDFEDGNLFGLVLGFIWLLLVIPAVWICLAQGVKRCHDRGNSGWFQFIPFYIFWMFFADGVDGPNRYGTSPKKDYESQIYKP